Proteins encoded together in one Canis lupus dingo isolate Sandy chromosome 34, ASM325472v2, whole genome shotgun sequence window:
- the EIF2B5 gene encoding translation initiation factor eIF-2B subunit epsilon encodes MAANVPAAVASRANKRSGPGPGGGGGGGGGGVKGAEEEPPPPLQAVLVADGFNRRFFPISKDQPRVLLPLANVALIDYTLEFLTATGVQETFVFCCWKAAQIKEHLLKSKWCRPTSLNVVRIITSELYRSLGDVLRDVDAKALVRSDFLLVYGDVISNINITRALEEHRLRRKLEKNVSVMTMIFKESSPSHPTRCHEDNVVVAVDSTTNRVLHFQKTQGLRRFSFPLSLFQGSGDGVEIRYDLLDCHISICSPQVAQLFTDNFDYQTRDDFVRGLLVNEEILGNQIHMHVTTKEYGARVTNLHMYAAVCADVIRRWVYPLTPEANFTDSTTQSCTHSRHNIYRGPEVSLGHGSILEENVLLGSGTVIGSNCYITNSVIGPGCHIGDNVVLDQAYLWQGVQVAAGAQIHQSLLCDNAEVKEQVTLKPRCVLTSQVVVGPDITLPEGSVISLHPPDAEEDEDDGQFSDDSGANQEKEKVKLKGYNPAEVGAAGQGYLWKAEDLNIEEEEELHQNLWGLTINMEEESETESEQSMDSEELDSRAGSPQMDDIKVFQNEVLGTLQRGKEENISCDNLVLEINSLKYAYNISLKEVMQVLSRVVLEFPLQQMDSLLDPNRYCSLLLPLLKAWSPVFRNYIKRAADHLEALAAIEDFFLEHEALSTSMAKVLMAFYQLEILAEETILSWFSQKDMTDKGRQLRKNQQLQRFIQWLKEAEEESSEDD; translated from the exons ATGGCGGCGAACGTGCCTGCTGCAGTGGCTAGCCGGGCCAACAAGCGCAGCGGCCCCgggccgggaggcggcggcggcggaggcggtgGGGGAGTCAAAGGGGCGGAGGAGGAACCGCCGCCGCCCCTGCAAGCAGTTCTGGTGGCCGATGGCTTCAATCGCCGCTTCTTCCCCATCTCCAAGGACCAGCCTCGG GTCCTCTTGCCCCTGGCCAATGTGGCACTAATCGACTACACTCTGGAATTTCTGACTGCCACGGGTGTACAGGAAACCTTTGTCTTTTGTTGCTGGAAAGCTGCTCAAATCAAGGAACACTTACT GAAATCCAAGTGGTGCCGCCCTACATCCCTCAATGTGGTTCGAATAATTACGTCAGAATTATATCGATCACTGGGGGATGTTCTCCGTGATGTTGATGCTAAGGCCTTGGTGCGCTCTGACTTCCTTCTGGTGTATGGGGATGTCATCTCAAACATCAATATTACCAGAGCTCTGGAAGAACACAG ATTGAGGcggaagctagaaaaaaatgtatctgtcATGACAATGATCTTCAAAGAGTCATCCCCTAGCCACCCAACTCGTTGCCATGAGGATAATGTGGTAGTGGCTGTGGATAGTACCACAAACCGGGTTCTCCATTTCCAGAAGACCCAAGGCCTTCGAcggttttcttttcctctg AGTTTGTTCCAGGGCAGTGGAGATGGAGTAGAGATTCGCTATGATTTACTGGACTGTCATATCAGCATCTGCTCTCCTCAG GTGGCTCAACTCTTTACAGACAACTTTGACTACCAAACTCGAGATGACTTTGTGCGAGGCCTGTTAGTGAATGAGGAG ATTCTAGGGAACCAGATCCACATGCACGTGACAACTAAGGAATATGGTGCCCGGGTCACCAACCTGCACATGTATGCGGCAGTTTGCGCTGATGTCATCCGCCGATGGGTCTACCCTCTCACTCCAGAGGCGAATTTCACTGACAGCACAACCCAGAGCTGCACTCATTCCCGGCATAACATTTACCGAGGGCCTGAGGTCAGCCTGGGCCATGGCAGCATCCTAGAGGAAAATGTGCTTCTGGGCTCTGGTACTGTCATTGGCAGCAATTGCTATATCACCAACAGTGTCATTGGCCCTGGCTGCCACATTG GTGATAACGTGGTGCTGGACCAGGCCTACCTGTGGCAGGGTGTCCAAGTGGCTGCTGGAGCACAGATTCATCAGTCTCTGCTCTGTGACAATGCTGAAGTCAAGGAACAAGTTACACTGAAGCCACGCTGTGTCCTCACTTCCCAG GTGGTAGTGGGCCCAGACATCACGTTGCCTGAAGGCTCGGTGATCTCTTTGCACCCTCCAGATGCAGAGGAAGATGAGGATGATGGCCAGTTCAGTGATGATTCTGGGGCTAaccaagaaaaggagaaagtgaagCTGAAAG GTTATAATCCAGCAGAAGTTGGAGCTGCTGGCCAGGGCTACCTCTGGAAAGCTGAAGACCTAAAcatagaggaggaagaggaactaCATCAGAATCTATGGG GACTCACGATCAACATGGAAGAAGAGAGTGAAACTGAAAGTGAGCAGAGTATGGATTCTGAGGAACTAGACAGccgagcaggctccccacagatgGATGACATCAAAG TATTCCAGAATGAAGTACTGGGAACACTACAGCGGGGCAAGGAGGAGAACATTTCTTGTGACAATCTAGTCCTAGAGATCAACTCTCTCAA GTATGCCTACAACATAAGCCTAAAGGAGGTGATGCAGGTACTGAGCcgcgtggtcctggagttcccCCTGCAACAAATGGATTCCCTGCTGGACCCAAACCGTTACTGTTCCCTGCTGCTTCCT CTGCTTAAGGCCTGGAGCCCTGTTTTTAGGAACTACATAAAGCGTGCAGCTGATCATTTGGAAGCATTGGCAGCCATTGAGGACTTCTTCCTGGAGCATGAAGCTCTTAGTACTTCCATGGCCAAG GTACTCATGGCTTTCTACCAGCTGGAGATCCTGGCTGAGGAAACAATCCTGAGTTGGTTCAGCCAAAAGGATATGACTGACAAGGGCCGGCAGTTGCGCAAGAACCAACAG CTGCAGAGGTTCATCCAGTGGCTaaaagaggcagaagaggagTCATCCGAAGATGACTGA